The DNA window GCGCCGCCAACGCCTCGTCCGAGACGAAGCGCGCGTCGCCCAGCACCTGCCGCACCGCCGCATGTCCCGTCACCAGCCAGCAGCGGCCCGCGGGGTCGAAGGTGACGCGGTCGCGCGCCCGCAGCTCGTCGTACAGGCCGTGGGGTTCGGTGTAGCTCTCCACCAGCCGTTTCAGCGTGATCGGGCACGCCGCGGCCGTCGTCCGCCCGCAGTTCGTCGCTTCCGCGGCGTGCGGCCGCGGCCCCCCCGGATGGATGCCGCTCATCGCTGGATCCTTCGTTCATGGTTCTCGTCCACCGGATGGCGGAGCCACCCCCGCCTGCCTCCGCCCCCCCCCCCGGTCCACCGCCTGGCCCGGGCTGGCGCCCGCTTCCGGCGCCGCCGGCGCGCCGGCCTCCAGTCGCCCGGTCGCGGATGCCGCCCCCACCTTCCACTCGGCTGCCCATCTCCCGCACGCCCAGCTTTCCCTGGCACTGGAGGCAGGCTGGGCCGAGCTCGAGACGCACTGTCCCGTGCTCTGTATACTTCACGGCGTTCCCGACCAGGTTCAGCAGCACCTGGCGGAGCCGATCGCCGGCGAAGTACAGGTTCGGCTGGTTGGCCGACTCCCACCATCATGCAGGGGCGGACGTACCGTCCCGCACGCCCAGCTTTCCCTGGCACTGGAGGCACGGCCGGTGAGATCGCCATCGATATCGACGCCGACAACGCTCGCGCCGGCACGCGCCAGTTCCAGTGCGAAACAGTAGCCCAGCCCGCCGGCGGCGCCCGTCACCAATCCCCGCGCCTCCTCAATCCGCATCCGTCGTCCCCGCTGAAGTGTTCGCAGTCGACGCGTTGTCTTTCCGGCCGCGGTTGGTGAGTGAAGCAAACCCCTTGCCGGCGTCGCCGACGAAGAGCGGCTCTCCCCGGCAGTCCGGTGAAAACGAAAGACCTTCGCGGCTCCCATCCCGGCGTCAGGCCACAACTCACACCGCCACAGCGGCGGTGGGGAGTGTCGGTGCGGCCATCGCGGGGATGGAGACCCGAGGCACGGCTGCCGCGGCGCGCTGCACTGCGCGGATCAGCGCGGGGTATGCGTCGAGCGCCTGCCGCGCGGCGTCGAGTTCGAGCCGCTCACGGCTGGTGTGGGCCAGCGCCTCCACCCCCGGCGCGAATCCAATGGTGGGGACGCCGTGCGTCCCACAGCTGTGCCCCCCGTCGGTGCCGAACTTCCACTGGCGGATTGCGGGGACGCGGCCGATCGCCTCACGGACGGCCCCCGCCGCGGCTACGACGACGGGGTGGTCGTCGTCCATCAAGAAGCCGGGGGTGAAGTTGGAGTGCTCGTCTTCCCATCCTGTCCACGCCCGGTGGGTGACCAGTCCGGGGAGAACGTCCACATGGATCCCCTCGACCCCTGGGACACGCTCCCGCAGCAGCATCCGGATCTGCGCCACCGCACGGTCCTCCTCCCACCCGGGAAGGACGCGCATGTCGAGGGTGACTCGGATCCGGTCGGGAATGACGTTCCCACCTTTCGGCCAGCATTCCAGTATGGTTGGGGTCAGCGTGGCGCGTCCCAACACGGGATGGCACGGTTGCACCTCGGAGACTTCGCGCAGCGCCAGCAGGACGTGCGGAAGGACCAGGTTGGGGTTGCGGCCGCGCTCGGGAGCGCTGGCGTGCGCGGCGAGGCCGTGGATCTCCACCGCCAGCTCGGCGTGGCCGCGGTGGCCGGTGCACAGGTCCAGGTCGGTGGCCTCGCTGAGGATCACGGCGCCGGGGCGCTGGGGGAGCGTGCGCATCAGGTGCATCATCCCCCATCCGCCCTTCTCCTCGTAGACCGAGCAGACGGCCATGACGTCGCCCGCGGGGCGCTCGTCGACGAAGCGCGCGGCCGCGTACACCTGGAGCGCCAGCGGCCCCTTTACGTCCATCGACCCACGCCCGTGCAGGCACCCGCCGACGACCACGCCGCCGTACGGCTCGTGCTTCCACGCGTCGGCGTCACCCGCGTCGACCACGTCCATGTGCGACGAGAGGACCACCGCCGGCGCCTCCCCTGTCCCGGCGATGCGGCCGACAACGTTCCCCGGCCGGTCGATGTACGCCTCGTCGAACCCCAGGCGGCTGAGCTCGTCAACGATCCGCCGCGCCACCGCCCCCTCCTCGCCGGAAGGCGAGGGGATGCGGATCAGCCCGGCGGCGAACTCGATGGCGCGCTCGAACGACAGGTCCCGCCGCGCGCCGCTCACGCCGCACCTTCGATCGCGACGGCGGCGTCGCCGTACGCGCGGGCCTGCATGGAGTAGAGTGCCGCCGGCAAAGCCGGGGTGGCCGCGGTCTCCTCGATCAGCCGGTTCACCCGGAGGATCCCCTCCCGGGTCCGCTCCATGCTCTCCGTGCCCACCGACACCCGGATGAAGCGGTCGCACGACGCTCCGTAGCCGATGCCGGGGACGGTGCTCACCCGATGCTCCTCGAGCAGGCGCGTGCAGAACGCCTCGGACGTGAGCCTCGAGCGCGCGATCGAGACGAAGAAGTAGAAGGTGGAGTCGCCCGGCAGGTACTGCATCCCGCACGCGTCCATGAAGGCGGCCAACTCACCCCGCCGGCGCACCACGTCCGCGATTTGAGGGCCGGTGATTTCCAGGATCTGGTCGAAGTGCCGATCCAGGTAGTGCTGAAGAATGGTGGGCGCGCAGGTGACCAGGTGCTGGTTGATCTTGAGCACCTCGTCGATCACCCCGCGGCGCCCGATCACGTAACCCAGCCGCCACCCCGACATCCCGTGGTTCTTGGACATCGAGTTGCACACGATGGTGTGCTTCTTCTCCAGGTCCAGCGCCCCGCACGAAACGAAGTCGCCGTGGAGAACGAACTCGCTGTAGGCCTCGTCGGCCAGCAGGAACAGGTCGTTCGTGTCGGCCAGGTGGTGAAGGTGCTCCAGCTCCTCCACCGACAAGCGCTTGCCCGACGGGTTGTTTGGGTTGTTGACGATAATGGCCCGGGTGCGCGCGGTGATGAACTCGCCGAGCGCGAAGACGCTCCGGTCGTGCGGCACCATCACCGGCACGCCGTGGCAGAGCTTCACCTGCTCGGTGTAGCTCACCCAGGCGGGTTCCAGCACCAGCACCTCGTCACCGGGCGCCAGGATGGCCATCAGCGACATGTGGATGGCGATCTTGGACCCGGCCGTGACCACGATCTCGGTCTCCGGGTTCACCGGGACGCCGTAGTGCGCGCCGTAGTAGGCGGCCAGCCGCCGCCGCAGCCCGAGGATGCCGCGCGAGTGCGAGTAGTGGTAGCCGTCGGGCATCGGCAGGTCGTCGAAGCCGAACAGCGGGACATCGAAGAAGGCCTCGCCCAGGGAAAGCACGATCACGTCCTCGCCCCGCGCCTTCATCTCGTAGACGAGGTTGTTGTAGCGGATCGAGACCGCCTCAACGATCTCACTCAGGTGCGGCGCCGGTGCGGGCATGGGTTCCCCTCGTGTAGCATGTGGAAGTACGAGGCGGGGCGGCGAGGCGCCCGTCAAGATCGTAAGGAGCGGGGTGACGGGGCCGTCCGGCGAACGCGTCCAGGCGCCGGCCGGGAGTTCCGGGGCAATACCCGGAAGAGGGAAGCCCGCGCAGAGCCGCCGGACCTCTTCGCGCACCGAGTGCCGTAGCCAGAGAGTGCATGACGCGAAAGGTCTCCATCCGCGAAGCCCTCGGCGGCATCATCATCGAAGCGCCGTCCCCAGCCGGCGGCGCGCGGCGAACAGCCCGGGGCCGGGCTCCACGGCGAACGGCACCTCGGACCGGCGGACCGGGTCGGAGCCCGGCACGATGTGGTTGTCGGCGCCCGCCGCCGCCAGCGCTCGGGCACTGAACGGCGTGGAAGCAGACGCCGGAGACGGAGGGCCGGCCCCCGTGCGACAGGTGGCCGCCGGCATCCAGGTCCAGCCCAAGCACCGTGTCGCCGGGCGCCGCAGGCCGAACATCACGATCTGGTTGGCCGAGGTCCCTGAGTGTGAGTGCGGCTGCACGTTGGCGAAGCGTGCGCCGAAGGCGCGGCGCGCCCGCTCCACGGCCAGCCGCTCCACTGGGTCGACCACCTCGCACTCCGCGTGGAAGCGCGCGTCAGGGTACCCCTCGGTGGTGGTGTTCAGCAGCGCCGACCCCTGGCACGCCAGCACGGCGGGATCGGCGATGCTCGACGCAGCCACCCTCGTCAGCGTCTCGGCCTGCCGCCGGTGCTCGCGGGCGATCAGCTCGTGCAGCACCGGGTCGCCCGTGTGCAGGCGCTCCAGCCCGCTTCGTTCCGTGGCCCCACGGCGCAGGCCTCCGGCCCTGCGCGTCGTGGTCGGTCAGATCAGCCATCGCTTCTCCGCCAGCCCGGTTGCCGGACCCGTTCGAAGCCTGCAGCGGAGACCTGCCCGCGGCCTCCCGACGGCCGTGGGCCGGGACTGCGGGCCCAGCGTTCACTCTCGCCTTGCGCAGCCCCGGCGGAGCATGCCGGGTGCCGATCTCCTCAGGGGTACCGCGACGCACTTCCTGTCTGCATCCCGTCTTCCCCGTCCCCGTCCATGCCGACGCGCCGCCCCGGCCACGCACCGTGTCGCCGTGGCCACCATACACAAGTTCCCGGGAGCGCGTGGCTCGGGGTTCCCCCGACGCGCGGCCGGCTCACCCCCCGTGCCGTACAGAACCGGCGT is part of the Longimicrobium sp. genome and encodes:
- a CDS encoding aminotransferase class I/II-fold pyridoxal phosphate-dependent enzyme, coding for MPAPAPHLSEIVEAVSIRYNNLVYEMKARGEDVIVLSLGEAFFDVPLFGFDDLPMPDGYHYSHSRGILGLRRRLAAYYGAHYGVPVNPETEIVVTAGSKIAIHMSLMAILAPGDEVLVLEPAWVSYTEQVKLCHGVPVMVPHDRSVFALGEFITARTRAIIVNNPNNPSGKRLSVEELEHLHHLADTNDLFLLADEAYSEFVLHGDFVSCGALDLEKKHTIVCNSMSKNHGMSGWRLGYVIGRRGVIDEVLKINQHLVTCAPTILQHYLDRHFDQILEITGPQIADVVRRRGELAAFMDACGMQYLPGDSTFYFFVSIARSRLTSEAFCTRLLEEHRVSTVPGIGYGASCDRFIRVSVGTESMERTREGILRVNRLIEETAATPALPAALYSMQARAYGDAAVAIEGAA
- a CDS encoding M20/M25/M40 family metallo-hydrolase, with the translated sequence MSGARRDLSFERAIEFAAGLIRIPSPSGEEGAVARRIVDELSRLGFDEAYIDRPGNVVGRIAGTGEAPAVVLSSHMDVVDAGDADAWKHEPYGGVVVGGCLHGRGSMDVKGPLALQVYAAARFVDERPAGDVMAVCSVYEEKGGWGMMHLMRTLPQRPGAVILSEATDLDLCTGHRGHAELAVEIHGLAAHASAPERGRNPNLVLPHVLLALREVSEVQPCHPVLGRATLTPTILECWPKGGNVIPDRIRVTLDMRVLPGWEEDRAVAQIRMLLRERVPGVEGIHVDVLPGLVTHRAWTGWEDEHSNFTPGFLMDDDHPVVVAAAGAVREAIGRVPAIRQWKFGTDGGHSCGTHGVPTIGFAPGVEALAHTSRERLELDAARQALDAYPALIRAVQRAAAAVPRVSIPAMAAPTLPTAAVAV